The DNA sequence TCGCCTTCGGCTGCTGCGATTCGTTTCTGTGCCTCTGCCCTAGAGGTTCGCAATTGGTTCTCCGCCATGATGGCTTGCTGGATGGCCCTTACCTTTTCGTTGATTGCGTCCACAACTGCTTGAGGTGGTCGTGGTGCACCAATGAAACCGAACTGATCGAGAATTACCCCCTGCGGCTCCAGTTCTTCTTGGAGGGCCTTCCTGGTATCTGCCAGGAACTTAGCGTTGTCGCCCATGATGTCCTCTATTTTATACTTGCCGGCTATGTTGTCGAACTTCTCGCGGGCCATGTTACGGAGAAAACCGTGCGTAAACGTTTGCAGATCGTCAGACCTGAACTTGACGTAAAATGCAGGCACTTTCTCTGCAACGAGATGGTAGGCCAAACTGATGTCCGCGTCCACCTTCATCTGGTCACCGGTGGTGAACGTAATTTCCTCATTCACCGGATTTCCTTCTTCAAGCGACTTTGTCCAGGCCACTGTTTGGACGAAGGTAGGATATTCCTCAATTTCTGTCGAAATCGGGTTGTAAAATACCCAGCCCGTTTTCAATGTGAAGTCCTGAACTCCACGCTGGCTGCCAGCAAGATCCACTTCAATCCCCACATGGCCAGGGCCGATCCGCGTACAGCCACTGCCGGCTAGCATTGAAGAAGCAACCGCCAAAATAATGACGGCTGACCTTACGTTGTCTTCCCTCTGCTCGCCAGTCAGGCATGGC is a window from the Candidatus Yanofskybacteria bacterium genome containing:
- a CDS encoding prohibitin family protein, which encodes MAVASSMLAGSGCTRIGPGHVGIEVDLAGSQRGVQDFTLKTGWVFYNPISTEIEEYPTFVQTVAWTKSLEEGNPVNEEITFTTGDQMKVDADISLAYHLVAEKVPAFYVKFRSDDLQTFTHGFLRNMAREKFDNIAGKYKIEDIMGDNAKFLADTRKALQEELEPQGVILDQFGFIGAPRPPQAVVDAINEKVRAIQQAIMAENQLRTSRAEAQKRIAAAEGEAESNKILTSSLSPTLLEWRRLELQGQAIVKWNGNLPTYNGGGAIPFLQLPQK